One part of the Salinivirga cyanobacteriivorans genome encodes these proteins:
- a CDS encoding GIN domain-containing protein gives MKHITLLILILMNFSVFAQKTQETRRFNAPDKVIVDGKMQINFHLAEDVELVIESNKVSLKDIYTKYTNDELLIRVEPLDIEGGKVVIDAYLPKFSRLTMSRGAETDIRNDIFKDVVYLTATSGAELETKLSVKSAEAKCTSGAFIELAGEAQYLEAKAHSGGKIRTDSLALKRAKLIARTGGFIAATPTEEAQVRSTFGGEIKLLKKAIIKSTTLFGEIYLYE, from the coding sequence GCTTATTTTAATACTGATGAACTTTTCGGTATTTGCACAAAAAACTCAGGAAACCAGAAGATTTAATGCCCCTGATAAAGTAATTGTTGATGGTAAAATGCAAATTAACTTTCACCTGGCTGAAGATGTTGAATTAGTGATTGAAAGCAATAAAGTTTCGCTCAAAGACATCTATACCAAATACACAAACGACGAACTGCTTATTAGAGTGGAACCTTTAGATATCGAAGGAGGCAAGGTTGTTATAGACGCCTATTTACCCAAATTCTCCAGGCTAACCATGTCGAGAGGTGCAGAAACCGATATCAGAAATGATATATTCAAAGATGTAGTTTACCTTACAGCAACATCAGGCGCTGAACTCGAAACAAAATTGTCGGTTAAATCTGCAGAAGCAAAGTGTACCTCCGGAGCATTTATTGAGCTGGCAGGAGAGGCACAATATTTAGAAGCCAAAGCGCACTCAGGAGGTAAAATAAGGACAGACAGCCTCGCCCTGAAAAGAGCCAAATTAATTGCAAGAACTGGTGGATTTATAGCCGCCACACCGACAGAAGAGGCCCAGGTACGTTCTACATTTGGCGGTGAAATAAAGCTGCTTAAAAAAGCAATTATAAAGTCGACAACCCTTTTTGGCGAAATATACCTTTATGAATAA